One Lagenorhynchus albirostris chromosome 7, mLagAlb1.1, whole genome shotgun sequence genomic window, TGCATGCTACACAATACACTGCATAACCTTCTAGCAGGGGTAGACAAGCATAACTGAGTTATTTTTCATCAATCAGGAAAATGCTTCCTTAATCAATGTTCTCCAAACCCTTTGACACATAGTAACGATTAACTGCAGAGATGCGCCTATTTCTTTCCATCAAATTCCACTGTTATGAATAATGGGCAACCCTTTTTTCCTTGCCCCCGTTAGTGAACCTGTGGATGCGTGCAGTGGCCATTCCCGGGATGAACAAGCACGCAGCCATGACTGCGATTCTGGGGAGAATCTCGAACCACATCACGACAATTTTTCATTCAATTTCATTCAATTTTTCATGTTGCCTAAATTACGCATTCTCATTGGGGATGCTCCCATGGGTGCAAACATTAGTTTTCTGGGGTATGAACAAATCTCAGCCATTATAATGGCTTTGGTGTTCAAAGGTCAACCTTATCCAACAAAGTCTTATTCCTTTGTATTCATTTTGCTCTTCAGGTTTtcttgtatatgatgtgagaagCATTGACACTGAGTtcatgaaatataaacaaatgtcaCGCAGGATCAGTGCTACAACCTATGGTGACTTAACTGTTCATTACAGGACTTTCTCGCCATCATTTGCTTGATCTCAGAGTCATAATGTGAGAAGTGTCCTTTACTTACTTATGAGCTGCCATTGGCTGTCTTGCGGATGCTGCTTATGTTTGAGCCTTGGTGTAATTTGGGCTTTGGGAATTAAGCACGAATaggttatattttattatttaattctacTAAAGTTATTTAGCACATCACTAATTATGCCTATTTCTAAACAGAAAACTGTTGACAATATCTAGATGAATACCTAGCAGCTAGTGAAGTTAAAAATTTTACGATATGAATCAAAATTAATAGTTAATTACCTAAAAATAAATgctaagtaaataatttaaattttcagtgGTTTTAGCAGTtctgatgattttatttaaaatatatctatacattggtactattatgaaatatttatataaatttttatttgaaattataatttgatatattactatttatataaggaaatatattacattaaaagTTACTCTGCATAATTAGGTAAATTTCACTCTATATCAAATACCCTATACAAATTCAAAGTAAAACCAgtatcaaatttttatttaactggAAAAAAGATTAGCAAGtgagcaataaaatggacattacCACAGTCCTAGCATAAATTTCAGCAACTCCTTGGAAAACAAATTAGTTTTAGGTCTCAAGAACTTTAAAAAAGGTGATGTCTTTTGATTTCGTAATTATACTTTGTCAAATCGGGTACAATTTTATACCCAACGACATTCTCCCAACATGATTGGTAATtatgaaattttgaaatattcttcatctaaaaaaagtaaaatgttaagCAAGGCTACATCCATACACTAGAACATTATACAGTCATTGTAGATGTTCTATTTgagtaatatttttaagtttatttatttatttatttttggctgcattgggtcttcgttgctatgcacgggctttctctagttgcggcgagcgggggctacttttcgttgtggtgtggtggcttctcttgttgtggagcacgggctccaggcgcacgggcttcagtagttgtggcacacaggctcagtagttgtggtgcacgggcttagttgttctgcagcatgtgggatcttcctggaccagggcttgaactcgtgtcccctgaattggcaggcggattccttttttttttttttttaagttgtcttttatctaaatctgtctttttttaaaaaaataaatttatttatttatttttggctgcattgagtctttgttgctgcgtctgggctttctctagttgcggcgagcgggggctactctttgttgcggtgcccaagcttctcattgcagtggtttctcttgttgcggagtatgggttctaggcgcacggggttcagcagttgtggttcatgggctccagaccacaggctcagtagttgtggcacacaggcttagctgctccgcggcatgtgcgatattctcagaccagggctcgaacccgtgtccctgcattggcaggcagattcttaaccactgcgccaccggagaAGTCCCTGAGTAATTTTTAATGGcatgagaaaatgtttataatatagaGCTTAATTTAGAAAATCAGTAAGCTTCTTCAAATATATCTTTTGACTAAAAAAAAGTTACTCTGCAAACTTAGTTATAAAGTTAAATTAGTAgtcaataactttttattttttctttttggccacactgcgtagcatgtgggatcttagttccccgaccagggatcaaatccgtgccccctgcagtggaagcgtggattcttaaccactggaccaccagggaagtccctagttctcaacttttaaatataatgtttagctcaaatttttttcattcttaaccCTGCATTGAATAAAACCAGtaaaattttcactttctttttctatgtatgCAGATATTCATGGAGTATATAAATACTCAGTACCTATGTGTTTTCAAACTTTCATGGGGGGGCAATTAGGAAAAAGCTATCTAAGAAGGCTCTGtgggcaggggaagaggaggcaataatggaaaaaataatggtTGAGAAATGTTGCCATAACCCATTTGGAGAGTGCAAAgtgaaaatcaaaaacagaagtagaaattAACGTTTAGAAAATGGAAACGAATGGGTTCCCATTTAAGACCCAGGCCTGAAGGAAGGTCTTCAGAGAACCTAGAGAGCAAGGTTCACAGAGTCCCCACCTCAGCCAGGCCAGCAGCATCTGCAGGGTCCCCGATGGCCCCAACCTTGTACTTACTCCTGGCCCTGGTGCTGCTCAGCTGCAACTCCAACTGCTCTCTGGGCTGCGACCTGCCTCAGACCCACAGCCTGGCTAACACCAGGGCCCTGATGCTCCTGCAACAGATGAGGAGAATCTCCCCCTTCTCCTGCCTGAAGGACAGAAATGACTTTGGATTCCCCCAGGAGGCGTTTGGAGGCAACCAGTTCCAGAAGGCTCAAGCCATCGCTGTCGTCCATGAGATGATCCAGCAGACCTTCCAGCTCTTCAGCACAGAGGGCTCGGCTGCCGCTTGGGATGAGACCCTCCTGGACAAGTTCTGCACTGCACTTTATCAGCAGCTCACTGACCTGCAAGCCTGTGTGATGcaggaggcggggctgggagggacTCCCCTGCTGAAGGAGGACTCCATCCTGGCTGTGAGGAAATACTTCCACAGAATCACTGTCTATCTGCAAGAGAAGAAGTACAGCCCTTGTGCCTGGGAGATTGTCAGAGCAGAAGTCATGAGATCCTTCTCTTCATCAACAAACTTGTAAGAAAGATTCAGGAGGAAGGAACGACACACACCTGGTTCAACACGGAAATGATTCTCACTAATGAGACCACACTTCCACCTGTGCTGCCATGTCAAAGactcatttctgctctcatcaTGCCCTGAATTGAATTAATTTGTCAAATGTTTTCAGGAATATTAAGCAACATGATGTTCTACTCTACAGGCACTTGTTCCTCACAGATGCCCATGCTGATctatctatttaaatatttatttatttaactatttataaAGATTACAATTATTTTTGTTCATATAATATTATGTGCACATTTACACTGTAGTTTCagagaaaaaatacattctttgtatttagtcaatttattattttctttgttcattaaATTCTTTCTATAGAAAACTTCTGGTATtagtttcatctttaaaaaagaaaaccaaggctgAATGTGCAATCTGATTAAACAATTGATGGTACAATTCATTTACCCATCAGTATTATATTCAAGTTAGAAGTAAAATAGACTTCCCCTAAGCCAGGTTGTATCCCTCCAGATATAGAGGTAAACACAACAAATACAGCTCATGCTCTCTTGTATCTTTGATTTTTGTAGGGAAAATAACCTAAAGAcagtataaataatatttattatatttaaaattaatactaaTTAATGTTAGAAATTAATATCAGTTAGATTTACTGCTATAATGAGAAGGTAAAAAATTGACTTCTCTCTGCAGAAGGTACATCAGTCCATGTGAGGATATAAACACAAAAGTTGTACATATTCTCTGTAGTTGGCTGGTAGACATCTAACTACAAATGTCTGTTGGATATTTGAGTTTGCAATTTACAAGCAATTCCATTAATTGGAAGGCATAGGAACAGAAGAGGTCAAATGAGAAGAGAGTATAGAATGAGAAAAGGACTTAAATTGAgtcctatggggcttccctggtggtgcagtagttaagaatctgtctgccaacacaagggacacaggttcaagccctggtccgggaagatcccacatgctgcagagcaactaagcccatgcgccacaactactgagcctgcactctagagcccatgagccacaactactgaagcctgcatgcctagagtccgtgctctgcaatgagaagccacagcagtgagaagcctgcgcaccgcaacaaagagtagccccccctcgccgcaactagagaaaagcctgcacgcagcaacaaagacccaatgcagcctaaataaataaatttttaaaaagaaataaaatgagtccTATGACTTCCAACCTTAAAAGGGAGGGAACACCACAAAGGAAGCAGAGGTGGAGTGGCCATATGATAACAGAGGAGAGAGGACGGTGATAAGACCATGTTTACAAACTGAGACTGCTTAGAAGACTCAATGCGTTTGTAAAAAGTATGGATGGAAGTTGTCCCTTACATTGGAAAATAGGTGGCACTGGCGACCTTAGTGAGAGCCTGTTTGGTAGAATTAATCAGCAGAAACCATCATGGAGAAGGTGGAAGGATGAATAAGAGAAGGGAATGACAGTTTGTATAGAAAATTGGTTTGAGAGGTTTTCCTTAGGAagtggaggagagaaatagggtGGGACCTAGAATGGAAgtggtttattttttcttggcgtggttttcccttttttgaaatatttttgtctcTGAAGAGACTCCATGGATTTGATGTATTGACAACTCACATCAACATGTTTAATATTTGATATACTATAAATCATGACATATTTAATTACTTACAATGATTTACCATCAGTTTGATTAATAGGATGTTGAATGTCACTAAGCTGCTCTGTAGATTGAAATCATCCACTACATGGGAAACAGATGGCACTGACCTTACTGAGAGCTGATTTGGTGGGATTAATCAGCAGAACCCATACTGGAGTAGGTGGAGGGTAATAAGAGAAGAGAAGAACTCCCATTGTCATTGTTTCACCTGGGGAGTCACTTTACTTCTTTCACTCTCATCATAGTCAGAgttgcatttgttttccttttgcctcagtgCATCCAATGCAATGACAGCTTTCTATGAAAggtgaatggagaaagaaaatcaaaaatgtGTAACgaaaa contains:
- the LOC132522930 gene encoding interferon alpha-1-like, translated to MAPTLYLLLALVLLSCNSNCSLGCDLPQTHSLANTRALMLLQQMRRISPFSCLKDRNDFGFPQEAFGGNQFQKAQAIAVVHEMIQQTFQLFSTEGSAAAWDETLLDKFCTALYQQLTDLQACVMQEAGLGGTPLLKEDSILAVRKYFHRITVYLQEKKYSPCAWEIVRAEVMRSFSSSTNL